From one Verrucomicrobiota bacterium genomic stretch:
- a CDS encoding transcriptional repressor — protein sequence MDQTPSFTAADLTLSERLEKCGLRMTPQRQHVYHVLLSKRDHPTAEEVFIRSKPGMAEISLATVYNCLETLVQCGLLRVVHLDRSPTRYCSNMQDHHHFHCDTCGGTYDLEFQKGAALPSVSIPKGFQAGRYEVVVRGRCPDCQEPGTSA from the coding sequence ATGGATCAAACCCCATCATTCACGGCTGCTGACTTAACGCTCTCCGAGCGGTTGGAGAAATGCGGACTGCGGATGACCCCTCAGCGGCAGCATGTTTATCATGTGTTGCTGAGCAAACGCGATCATCCAACAGCCGAAGAAGTCTTCATCCGTTCCAAGCCAGGCATGGCCGAAATCTCCCTCGCCACGGTTTACAATTGCCTCGAAACACTGGTTCAGTGTGGCCTGCTTCGAGTGGTCCATTTGGATCGATCCCCTACCCGCTACTGTTCGAATATGCAGGATCATCACCACTTTCATTGCGACACCTGCGGTGGCACGTATGACTTGGAGTTCCAGAAGGGGGCGGCGCTTCCCAGCGTGTCGATCCCCAAAGGATTCCAAGCGGGACGCTACGAAGTCGTGGTCCGAGGCCGCTGCCCGGATTGCCAGGAACCCGGAACCTCCGCTTGA
- the sufB gene encoding Fe-S cluster assembly protein SufB — protein sequence MSTATETIEGLVQQDYKYGFITDLEMDSLPPGLDEDVIRFLSTKKNEPDFLLDFRLKAYRHWRGMTEPAWPKVTYERVDFQAISYYAAPKQNASAPKSLDEVDPKLLETYEKLGISLRERERLAGVAVDAVFDSVSVATTYKETLAEKGIIFCSFSEAARQHPDLVRKYLGSVVPYTDNFYATLNSAVFSDGSFVYIPKGVRCPMELSTYFRINAAKTGQFERTLIVADEGAQVSYLEGCTAPMRDENQLHAAVVELVALDRSDIKYSTVQNWYPGDAEGRGGIYNFVTKRGLCRRDAKISWTQVETGSAITWKYPSVILQGDNSVGEFYSVAVTNHRQQADTGTKMVHLGKNTRSTIISKGISAGRGQNAYRGLVKIQKSAQGARNFSQCDSLLIGNQCGAHTFPYIEVKNTSSSVEHEATTSKIGEDQIFYCNQRGISTQDAVNMIVNGFCKEVFKELPMEFAVEAQKLLGVSLEGSVG from the coding sequence ATGAGCACCGCAACCGAAACCATCGAAGGATTGGTCCAGCAGGATTACAAATATGGATTCATCACGGACCTGGAGATGGATTCACTGCCTCCCGGTTTGGACGAGGATGTCATCCGTTTCCTCTCAACCAAGAAGAACGAACCCGATTTTCTCCTCGATTTTCGCCTCAAAGCCTATCGGCATTGGCGGGGGATGACAGAGCCTGCCTGGCCCAAAGTCACCTATGAGAGGGTGGATTTTCAGGCCATCTCCTACTACGCCGCACCGAAGCAGAATGCCTCGGCTCCGAAGAGCCTGGACGAAGTCGATCCCAAACTTCTGGAGACTTACGAAAAGCTCGGGATTTCCTTGCGGGAGCGCGAGCGTCTGGCGGGTGTGGCCGTGGATGCCGTGTTTGACAGCGTTTCCGTAGCCACCACTTACAAAGAAACGCTGGCCGAAAAGGGAATCATTTTTTGCTCTTTCAGCGAGGCAGCGCGACAACATCCTGATCTGGTGCGGAAGTATCTCGGCAGCGTGGTGCCCTACACGGACAATTTTTACGCGACTTTGAATTCGGCGGTTTTCAGTGACGGCTCCTTCGTCTACATCCCGAAAGGCGTGCGGTGTCCGATGGAGCTAAGCACCTATTTCCGCATCAACGCCGCCAAGACAGGCCAGTTTGAGCGTACTCTGATCGTGGCGGACGAAGGGGCGCAGGTCAGCTATCTGGAAGGTTGCACGGCGCCGATGCGCGATGAAAACCAACTCCATGCTGCGGTCGTGGAGCTCGTCGCGCTGGATCGAAGCGACATCAAGTATTCCACCGTCCAGAACTGGTATCCGGGCGATGCCGAGGGCCGCGGAGGCATCTACAATTTTGTCACCAAACGCGGGCTTTGCCGCCGGGACGCAAAAATTTCCTGGACCCAGGTCGAAACCGGATCGGCCATCACATGGAAGTACCCCAGCGTGATTCTGCAGGGGGACAACAGCGTCGGAGAATTTTATTCCGTGGCGGTCACCAACCATCGACAGCAGGCGGATACCGGCACCAAAATGGTCCATCTGGGAAAAAACACGCGCAGCACCATCATTTCGAAGGGAATCTCGGCGGGCCGTGGCCAGAACGCATATCGCGGCCTCGTCAAGATTCAGAAATCGGCACAGGGGGCGCGAAACTTCTCACAATGCGATTCCTTGCTGATCGGGAACCAGTGCGGAGCGCACACGTTCCCCTACATCGAAGTGAAGAACACTTCTTCGAGCGTGGAGCACGAGGCCACGACCTCCAAAATCGGCGAGGATCAAATTTTCTACTGCAATCAACGGGGCATCTCGACGCAGGACGCGGTGAACATGATCGTCAACGGTTTCTGCAAAGAGGTGTTCAAGGAGCTGCCGATGGAGTTTGCCGTGGAAGCTCAAAAACTGCTGGGAGTAAGTCTTGAAGGAAGCGTGGGCTGA
- the sufC gene encoding Fe-S cluster assembly ATPase SufC, whose translation MLEIRDLHAGVEGKKILQGVNLTLRAGEVHAIMGPNGSGKSTLSSVLAGKEEFEVTAGQVLYRGQDLLELDPEERAREGVFLAFQYPVEIPGVNSTYFLKAALNEIRKHRGLPELDAMEFLKVVKEKLKVLDLSEDLLRRPVNEGFSGGEKKRNEIFQMAVLEPTLAILDETDSGLDIDALKVVSEGVNKLKRGDNTQLVITHYQRLLNYIVPDQVHVLSKGRIAKSGGKDLALELENRGYDWILKESAASARP comes from the coding sequence ATTCTGGAAATCAGGGATTTGCATGCGGGAGTGGAAGGAAAGAAAATCCTGCAAGGCGTCAACCTCACCCTCCGCGCGGGGGAAGTGCACGCCATCATGGGACCCAACGGGAGCGGAAAGAGCACCCTTTCCTCCGTGCTGGCCGGCAAGGAAGAATTCGAAGTCACCGCAGGCCAGGTGCTTTACCGCGGCCAGGACCTGTTGGAACTCGACCCCGAGGAACGGGCTCGCGAAGGCGTCTTCCTCGCATTCCAGTACCCCGTGGAAATCCCCGGCGTCAACAGCACCTACTTCTTGAAGGCGGCCTTGAATGAGATCCGCAAACATCGTGGACTCCCGGAACTTGACGCCATGGAATTTTTGAAAGTGGTCAAGGAGAAGCTCAAAGTCCTCGATTTGTCCGAGGACCTCCTGCGCCGCCCCGTCAACGAGGGGTTTTCCGGGGGTGAGAAGAAGCGAAACGAGATTTTTCAAATGGCCGTGCTGGAACCCACCCTCGCCATCCTCGACGAGACGGACTCCGGCCTCGACATCGACGCGCTGAAAGTGGTTTCCGAAGGCGTGAACAAACTCAAGCGGGGTGACAACACCCAGTTGGTCATCACTCATTACCAGCGGCTGCTCAATTACATCGTCCCCGATCAAGTGCACGTCCTCTCCAAGGGCCGCATTGCGAAATCCGGCGGCAAAGATCTGGCACTGGAGCTGGAGAATCGCGGCTATGATTGGATTCTCAAGGAATCCGCCGCTTCCGCTCGACCCTAG
- the sufD gene encoding Fe-S cluster assembly protein SufD, whose protein sequence is MSAKTPIDSGPYLQEFRRWSQSSEVTREAAWLKAFREEGLDRFKAKGVPPPNHEDWRFTPLAPWLKLPFSANPAGARGGLDAGFLAQEALSSLSGPTLVFVDGCLNPDISSFQGLPEGVDVCGLRSICERNPDAVREQLNARLRPEENPFADLNGAFFQDGAWIRVAPGAVLADPVRLVHVSTCPKAGASSHTRNLIDVGEGAELRIVEQYLSIREGNHHTNVVSELTVGPSARVELVKYQDESSEAVHLSTLLGRFDRESQVRIHSISLGAKLARNTLRVELAGPELECVLNGLYLTRGEQLADHHMIVEHLEPRCASHEYFNGILDERSRGVFHGRILVHPTAQKTDAKQTNKNLLLSDDATANTKPQLEIYADDVRCTHGATVGQLNEDSIFYLRARGIGLETARQMLIHAFAGEIIGRISHDATREAVDRIIWDHLESNPHIAAAPSAA, encoded by the coding sequence ATGTCCGCCAAGACGCCCATCGATTCGGGTCCGTACCTTCAAGAGTTCCGCCGCTGGAGCCAATCGTCCGAAGTCACGCGAGAAGCAGCTTGGCTGAAAGCTTTCCGGGAGGAAGGACTGGATCGATTCAAAGCAAAGGGTGTGCCGCCCCCGAATCACGAGGATTGGAGGTTCACGCCGCTGGCTCCCTGGCTCAAACTTCCTTTCTCCGCCAACCCCGCGGGCGCAAGGGGGGGATTGGACGCGGGTTTTCTGGCCCAAGAGGCGCTCTCGTCGCTTTCCGGACCAACCCTGGTGTTCGTCGATGGATGCCTGAATCCGGACATCTCTTCCTTCCAAGGGCTGCCCGAAGGTGTGGACGTCTGCGGGCTTCGTTCGATCTGCGAGCGGAATCCAGACGCCGTTCGGGAGCAATTGAATGCCAGGCTTCGTCCGGAGGAAAATCCCTTTGCCGATCTGAACGGGGCGTTTTTCCAGGACGGGGCGTGGATCCGCGTGGCGCCAGGCGCGGTGCTGGCTGATCCTGTCCGCCTCGTGCATGTCTCCACCTGTCCGAAGGCGGGGGCGTCGAGTCACACCCGCAATCTGATCGACGTCGGCGAGGGGGCGGAACTCAGGATCGTCGAGCAGTATCTTTCGATCCGGGAGGGAAATCATCACACGAACGTCGTGTCGGAACTGACGGTGGGTCCATCCGCCAGGGTGGAACTTGTGAAGTACCAGGACGAATCGTCCGAAGCGGTGCATCTCTCCACGCTGCTGGGGCGCTTCGATCGGGAAAGCCAGGTCCGGATTCATTCCATCAGCCTCGGTGCCAAACTCGCCCGAAACACGCTGCGGGTGGAATTGGCCGGGCCGGAATTGGAGTGCGTTCTCAACGGGTTGTACCTGACGCGAGGAGAGCAGTTGGCCGATCACCACATGATCGTGGAGCATCTTGAACCGCGCTGCGCGAGCCACGAGTACTTCAACGGCATCTTGGACGAACGATCCCGCGGGGTCTTCCACGGCCGCATCCTGGTGCACCCGACCGCGCAAAAGACGGACGCGAAACAGACCAACAAGAATCTGCTGCTTTCAGATGACGCGACCGCGAACACCAAGCCGCAATTGGAAATCTACGCCGACGACGTTCGCTGCACCCATGGTGCCACCGTGGGCCAATTGAACGAGGATTCGATTTTCTACCTTCGAGCGAGAGGCATTGGCTTGGAAACGGCGCGGCAAATGTTGATTCACGCGTTCGCCGGTGAGATTATCGGACGCATTAGCCACGACGCCACGCGCGAGGCGGTGGACCGAATTATCTGGGACCACCTGGAGTCTAATCCCCACATCGCCGCCGCTCCGTCGGCAGCGTGA
- a CDS encoding SufE family protein — MTIETLIENFQLLGEWEERYAYLMDLGKKLPGLSAEEKVEANRVHGCQAMVWLTLKTDAAGAGRFRINADSDAFVVRGLISVLLMLFDGRTAEEIARVDARAAFSQLGLDRHLSPTRKNGLFAMVERIWTLASAANSRAQTSPIPS, encoded by the coding sequence ATGACGATCGAAACGCTGATTGAGAATTTTCAACTCCTGGGAGAATGGGAGGAGCGTTATGCCTATTTGATGGACTTGGGGAAAAAGCTGCCCGGACTTTCCGCCGAGGAGAAAGTGGAGGCGAACCGCGTCCATGGATGCCAGGCGATGGTTTGGCTGACCCTGAAGACCGACGCGGCGGGTGCGGGACGCTTTCGGATCAATGCGGACAGTGACGCTTTCGTGGTGCGCGGCTTGATCTCGGTGCTGCTGATGTTGTTCGACGGTCGCACCGCCGAGGAAATTGCCCGCGTGGACGCTCGTGCGGCCTTTTCACAGCTCGGACTGGACCGCCACCTGAGCCCGACGCGCAAGAACGGCCTTTTTGCCATGGTGGAGAGAATCTGGACCCTGGCCTCGGCGGCGAACTCGCGAGCGCAAACTTCCCCCATCCCCTCATGA
- the sufT gene encoding putative Fe-S cluster assembly protein SufT: protein MNSSNPSSVVLSRDVQAAVVPVGTEVTLMKGETALITQSLGGSYTVVVNGNMFRIAGRDADALGFEASKGPAHRTGRVRTREELEQEVWNQMRTCYDPEIPVNIVDLGLIYGCELTELGTPDRVKAEVKMTLTAPGCGMGPTLAQDVQNKLVSIEEIEEANVELVWDPPWNQGMMTEAAKLQLGLL, encoded by the coding sequence ATGAATTCATCAAACCCATCCAGTGTGGTTTTATCCAGAGACGTCCAAGCCGCCGTGGTTCCGGTCGGCACCGAGGTGACCTTGATGAAAGGGGAGACGGCTCTGATCACGCAGTCTCTTGGCGGCAGTTATACCGTCGTGGTGAACGGCAACATGTTCCGCATTGCGGGAAGAGACGCCGACGCGCTGGGATTTGAAGCGTCGAAGGGCCCCGCGCATCGCACCGGCCGGGTCCGCACTCGGGAAGAGCTGGAGCAGGAAGTATGGAATCAAATGCGAACCTGCTATGACCCCGAAATTCCCGTGAACATCGTCGATTTGGGACTCATTTACGGTTGTGAATTGACGGAATTGGGAACGCCCGACCGAGTCAAAGCCGAGGTCAAGATGACGTTGACGGCGCCCGGATGCGGCATGGGTCCCACGCTGGCACAGGACGTGCAAAACAAGCTCGTTTCCATCGAGGAGATCGAGGAAGCCAACGTGGAATTGGTGTGGGATCCGCCCTGGAATCAAGGCATGATGACCGAAGCGGCAAAATTGCAGTTGGGACTGCTCTGA